The DNA segment GCTGAATTATCGGTGGTACCCGGGCTGATATGCCGTGACGCTGAATGAAGCGGTAAACCAGGAACAAGGAGGTGAAAGTCCgagaggtgagggagagagagagagagagagatctattagcgtccaatcgggtcgaactgtggcgcgtggccccgaggggtcacgtgcccgagcctacctcgcctggcccccgtttggggatgtggacggcccaagcttctaatACTACTGCTAATACTAGCTGACAGGGCGTTTCGCGTCACAAAAGAGAGTTATTTACAAAGGAGagaggcctgcctgcctcagggctctggtccccgagggcttacggctcctctgtggttccgctgtttcctcaggccattacaatctgggcctggtcacgtgtcctattcttcttcctccgctgggtcgtacactcccgagccttccacccactcggcgtatttcttccagtcctttcCCAGGAGCTTATCCGGCCTCCTGAGCGCTTTTCGCATTTCGCTGTTCAGAGTGCCCCTGGCCCGCGCCGCTGGGCACTCCGCGAAGTGCCGATTTCCGTGGGTcggccgcagcggcaggtccTATACGAGTCGTGTCCGAAGCGTAGGTGGTACTCCTCGTAGTCTCCGtgtcccgtcctctccgccaggaggtggtgtagggtcTTTCTTGCGAGCGTGAGTTCCGGGGGGGGTCGTTTCCCTGGTCCCGGGATCATTAGCTGGGCGTATCGCGTCGGcctgttcgccagccaccacgagttccacgcctccctcttcagtgccctggcctttgccttgactgcggtcagggcggggggggatcttgggtctgggagcgcccccccgaggccggcctgaACCGAGAGGTGAGGGAGCACAAGCGCGAATTCGAGACGGCAGGTGAAGCCAAGGCGCCGATCAAACCAAACAAATCAAATCCGGCCTCATATTTGCGTTAATTTGAACTGGGAAATCTCAATTTAGAGGAGCTTGCAGATGCGCAGCAGAACCTCATTCGGTAGCGTTGTCAGCGTTTTTGGTGGTGCCATGACAGGATGtctggtgatggcgatgttcGGTGTTGGGGGGAAAAACTCTAGAGCATGGATTGAGGGGGAAACCCTGGGGGGGTCCTTCCTTTTATGCAACTTCTTACCCCTCTTCAAGGGCCATCCTTGATCATGTGGTCGGATGGGAATTATTGGATGTCAGTCCAGAGGCTTGAGGATAACTGCATATCCATTGACCAATGGTTAGCCACAAACAAAAAATCATGTCGACGCCTTCAAAACAAACATTCCCGTTACACAAGAAAGTTAACATTTTGCCTAGCTAATTCAATAACTAACCGTTAAGCAGGGGGTATCTAGCATAATTACATGACTCACTCGCCTAGACAGGCATCGACACCGGATTTCGGTTAGGTGCCCAACACCAAGCAGTCCCACCAGCCACCTACGCAGGAGGACCAGGGTAAGCTGGAGGtatatcatcatcctccacccgctgtcctcctctcccagctcctccattACCGCCACCTCTTGTCATCTCGATACTCTCCGTGACCCGACCCGTCGGCTTCCTTTCTCCCAACCACTCCACCGGATACCGATGCCGAAATCCAAACTGGCCCCATAACTTGATCTTTGTCATGAGCgacatcttcttccactgctcCCTGAAGTCGGCCTGATGCTCTGGACTTCTTTTATCCTCTATCGCCGTGAAAAAGACGAGAAAAATGAAGATCAGATTCCAACACACCGTTCCCAACCGGAGACACGACTTGCCCAGCATCAACCGCCTGAACCAGAAGAAACTTTCGACGaacccaagaagaaaaatggaCGGGATAACAGCCGCAACAATGATCTTCCACGGCTCGATTTTGCTGCACTTCCCGGCGTAGCTGTAAGGGCAGGGTCGCGGCTCGCCAGGAAGATGGCAGTGTGTGATATAGGATTGATTGAAGCTCTTGAGATCCGATATGACAAAGCCTGCATCTCCGTAGCGAGGAAGTCCACCGCTGCGGGTTGGGGGTAGATCCGTCGGCTTGACGTGGATCTCTCTCACTGGTGACGGGTAGGCTCCCCTATAGGAGGGTGTGGTTGTATAGACTGGGAAGACGGTGGCTTTGGGGAGCATGTACTCGTCGAGGAACTCGGATGGGAGGCGGTCGCCCCAGTAACTGAGCAGATGAGATGTGGTGAACTCGAATGGAGTTGGGCAGCTGGCTGGggcggtgagggtgtggTCAATCCACCAAAGGTCGCTCGTAGATGGGGGCCTAGTTGTCGTTGATCGGAACCAGTACCAGCCGTCAATCTCGGACCGGGGGACGGCGTCCGGGGGCaggaggatggtggccaTTTTAATGTCCCAGTCGCGGTTGGTGTACGTTGAACTGCTCGTCGGTGTGGCACCAGGGGGAATGTTGGTATGCTTCACCGTGTAAGGAACACCCGGGACATATGTCTCGTAGCATGACGTTAACCCGGTTGTACCCTCCGGATCGCAGCCGTTTGGTAAGTAAGATGTTGCCAGGGCCAGTAATTTTGTGCGAGTCCACCCAGTCCACTCGTTGGCCTGTGCTGGATGAATCACActggccatgatggccaaAAAGGCTACTGCATGTGGGTTTGTTTGTACCATCATGAAGACATGGCtgtggagaaggagaccACAACGAAGCTAAACAGGGCGGCCCGCAGTACTTAAGACGTGTGCCCAACTTGGCGCCGGCAGGGTTGGCATGATGTTCACTCGGCGGGATTATGAAGAAGGGATAGCTGAGGCTTGGCAATGTGAACTAACCCGTACTTGCACCAACCGTAGGGCAGAATGAGGACATGCCAAGGCTATGCCAAACAGCCAAGCTCAATAGGCACATGGTAGGGCTGATTCGGTCGCGAGATCACGGGTAGGAATGGGAAATTGGGAATAACTTCACGGGTGTGATTTCTCTGTCCCATCTAGAATACTGCCCTGCCTTTGCCTGAAAGGCAACTATAACACCGCCGAAGAGGTCACTTCGCCCGCCATGTCAAACTCCATCACATGGCAATCCGACTCGACACCCTTTTCTGTGTCACTGTCCAGACAGCCATGCAACATCATGAGTCCTGTCGCATTGGCATTGAATGTTGTTCTAGGGAAATGTTAGCCCAAGCCATAACGGGTTCATATTTCTTGTCAAAAGTATACTTACCCCGGCGACCCCGAACACGTCCACGTTTCCCTCAAACTCAAACTCATATCCTCAAAATCAAATCGAAACTCAACCCCAGGATCGCTGCACTTCGACCACGGCTCATTTCCCGCTAATCTGGCAAGATCAACATCCTGTGCCAGACACTCCACTGTTTTGTTCGTCGCTGAGGAATATGATGTGAACCCAAACGTGCCCATGGAACCGCCGTTGGCCCAGTCGTAGACCTTCAGGACAAGGTCATTGATGCTCCAGTAGGAAGTGGAttgtgatgttgttgtgcaGTCCTCGACCGCGAGGGTAATCCCGCAGATGAGAGCCACAAGGAAAGCGAGCTGCATGTTGTCCGTTTGAATTTGGAAAGATAAAAATCCGGATCAAGCCCAACCAGGTTTCACCCCTTGGATTGTTGGTGTGTACTTGCGGTTGAGTCTCATATATATGATATGGGCGGGTTGCCAGTCTCACGACAGGTTAAACTGCCGGCATGGAGTCTCTCGGCTGAACGGCAAAGGGGTGGCTAACGGAACAAGcaacgccagccagagctccgtacgcgttttacgcgtagatacgactaccagagggctaagtgcgaggatccaaaggccattgccgagtggtttgcgctcgtatggaacactaaggctaagtacggtattgtagatgacgatatctacaacttcgacgagactgggtttatgatgggtgtcacggcaggccggaccactgcaccatacccactgtgattgctatcaaaagctacaagtgagccaagcttcctggcttggctcgctccagtggtatatatatggtgacgccgccacagccgtcacaatgggtattatcttcgcgggcatggtagttacgacctcggacggccttagtaaggcgaaactagcccagcctggtaaccgcgaatgggcaacggtaatccagggagttaatgccctcggttgggccatccctccttttatcatcttggccgcgcagtaccaccttgccaacgaggcactaagcaagcgcaggagagccaaaaaaacacgtgtgcggcttggaggatcacttactgtgcaggatgcacacgatctactagaccagaaggccgtgggtggggaggcagtggaagaaacgcagctggatggtagtggtgtagggggtgctcgtacaaaggttcaatgctgtgttgtatgcggcaagcctggccataatgcacgtacttgccaggaggctgtagaatcgtctgattcggctgtttctgatgtaattatagttggtttatagtgttgttatgttgcaattgaggatagttgttgtagggtggtggagactgtacgactcgcttatatgtacgactcgcttataatatacgttattGTTATTTACGGTGGTGGGCTGAAGATAAATAAAAGACAGATATAGGTCGCCAGGAGTAAATACACATGAAAGTTTTTGCTACCAAGAAACTGAGAAGCTACCTTAGGTAAAGACGAAAAAACTCCATGCTTGAAGACCCCAAATCACGAACGAACTGTTATCTCTATTACGCTTGAGTCAAAAGTGCTGCTACCAACTGGGAAAGCCTACATACTCTCTTTCCGCTTTTTCGTATCAATGTCCTGGACACCGTCATCCTTCCTTTTCCGCTTTCTTTCTATCTCGCCACACACAGCTGTTCCCGCTTGTCCGTCCTGCTGATGACAGTTCCATGTATGGTCCAACCACTCCTCGCGTGTTTTTATTTCCACCGCTACCAAACCTTTCCTCTTGCATTCCGGGCATTCAAATGGCTTTTGGAACATCTTGCTATGGGACTTATTGACATGTCTTGAGTGGCTATTTCCGGGGTGGTGCATTTGTTCGCAAAACAGGCATCGGGCTGAACTGGTCGTTTGTGTTTTAGTTGGACGTCCCTTCTTGTCAGACCTTTTACTAGGCAACCACGGCGTATAATTTGTGCCGTGGCACTTGGCTGTGTGGTTACTCCACGCTTCAGGACCTTCAATAATAACATCGGGACAAAGGGGGCATGGTATAGGTTTGTCGAACGTCCCCTTCTTGAAGTGTTGATCTTGGTTGTGCCGTGTTAAACCATTACGTTTAGCGAAGGTGCGTTGGCAAAAGAGGCATGTCCATGCCTTAGTATCAGGTTCCTCAACCATCGTCTGCGCTTCGGTGAGAGAATGTATCACTGCCTTAAGCTCTGTGACACGGTGACCCAAATATGAGACGAGCATTCGACAGTATATCTCGGTTCTCCTTGGCTTCCCAAGATCTCTGTCAGTCAAAAACCTGCCCACGTAACCTCCTTGGTcgtgaggatggggggcaGGAGGGGTGCCTCGGGGTATCGGGATATCTTCAATCGACTGGCCTAGCGCCCGGCGTCgatccacctcttccaaATCTTCACCTCTCCGCTTTTCCACCATCAAGGCCAGTATCTGTTTCCGTCTATTCGCCAGCGCAGCATAAGCTCGACTGATatcgggagaggaggatctTGCTTTCGCCTGTTCATACTCCCAAGTAAGCTTGGTAATATTCTCACGTAGTCGTAGGCTtttctcatcctcttcggTAGGATATAGGGGTGCATTGACGTCTCTGAGAAGTGTGGCGCGCTGAAGACTGCGAAAGAGTGAGTGGTGTTCTCCTGCGGCATCAGTGCCAAATATGATTGGCATAAGCTCCTGGCGTATATGCTCGGGCTGGTAGCTCGATTCAAACACAGCTGTTGTATTTGACATAAGGTGACCGCGCAAGGCCGGAGTCAGAGGGCCTGTGTTAAGGTTAGTGAGGGCTTTGAAAGATCGTCAGGTTTGAATCGTACCATCGAGGAGAGACCCTGCACCAACGCGCAGCGAGTAAGGCCTGATCGTGTCGCGGTTTCCCGCCACACGCCACAACTCATTCCACATGCCCCAATACTTATGGTAGGGCATAGGGAAAATCTCTTGCTCCATTTTGTCTTCTTTCCATCTAAGATCGAGGCAGTCCGTCTGGTCTAAATTTGGTCGCGTCAGTATCTCCTCCAGAGAACCAAACTCAGCCTCGAAAGCATTGTCGTGAATAGCTTGTCCGATAATCAAGCTGAGAAGACAGATCGTCTGGCATGGGACAAGAGTGATAGAGAATTGTACGCTATAAAATATTAGAAGAGGAGTCTCAAAGTACTATTTGCTGACCACTTACACTGCATTATGTGAGTTTGCGGTATACTGGCGCCTCTTATTGTGAACAATCTTAATCGTTGCGCAAATCGCAAGATTTTTCGGATTATCATCAACTCGCAAGCATCGAATACGAACATGCTGATATCTGAAGGAGACAATAGAGCCAGGGCAGAACCCAAATCCTGCGAGTAGAAGGACCGAGTGAAATGCAACCCGTTGCCTTGCGGTACATCGGAGATCTGATGGTCGTGTCCAGAGCGTGTCCAAAAGGAGAATGATATCGTCAGATGTTAGGACTTTCTTCTCAAATGTTTGCTCACTGGATAAGTGAAGCTCATCGCTCAATTCAACTCGAATTCATACGTAAATAGTTAATACTCGATCGAAAATAAGAAAATGAAAAAACTAACCCTGGATACATCGGCGACAGGTCCAGACCCGGGATTGCCCCCGGCACCCACGTCCGCCCATCTTAACTTCCATTTATGTCTATGATCTGGATCGTTGTGTCGTGCTTCGTTCAGAATAGTTGTGTCGGCCATGTAGACGATATTCCTCCAGAAAGTAAGAGCCGACTTCGCCGCGGATATGGTCTGAACTACTTGTGTTTCGGATTTACCAATGGCCGGGCGCTTTTGTCGTGACCTGTAGAATGTGCTCATAGAGAAATGCCCGAATCAGGCTTTTGGGTTTGTC comes from the Podospora pseudocomata strain CBS 415.72m chromosome 5, whole genome shotgun sequence genome and includes:
- a CDS encoding hypothetical protein (COG:S; EggNog:ENOG503P6XS), with the translated sequence MMVQTNPHAVAFLAIMASVIHPAQANEWTGWTRTKLLALATSYLPNGCDPEGTTGLTSCYETYVPGVPYTVKHTNIPPGATPTSSSTYTNRDWDIKMATILLPPDAVPRSEIDGWYWFRSTTTRPPSTSDLWWIDHTLTAPASCPTPFEFTTSHLLSYWGDRLPSEFLDEYMLPKATVFPVYTTTPSYRGAYPSPVREIHVKPTDLPPTRSGGLPRYGDAGFVISDLKSFNQSYITHCHLPGEPRPCPYSYAGKCSKIEPWKIIVAAVIPSIFLLGFVESFFWFRRLMLGKSCLRLGTVCWNLIFIFLVFFTAIEDKRSPEHQADFREQWKKMSLMTKIKLWGQFGFRHRYPVEWLGERKPTGRVTESIEMTRGGGNGGAGRGGQRVEDDDIPPAYPGPPA
- a CDS encoding hypothetical protein (EggNog:ENOG503PU98), with protein sequence MEQEIFPMPYHKYWGMWNELWRVAGNRDTIRPYSLRVGAGSLLDGPLTPALRGHLMSNTTAVFESSYQPEHIRQELMPIIFGTDAAGEHHSLFRSLQRATLLRDVNAPLYPTEEDEKSLRLRENITKLTWEYEQAKARSSSPDISRAYAALANRRKQILALMVEKRRGEDLEEVDRRRALGQSIEDIPIPRGTPPAPHPHDQGGYVGRA